The following coding sequences are from one Bradyrhizobium sp. 200 window:
- a CDS encoding DUF6719 family protein produces the protein MITYAVRCLLALTASLALSLVTTAATAQTFSREQDIPDLRLGQRVMVDDGSCPAGQIKEVLGSQMTTSGVLRTRKCIQRLGTKKR, from the coding sequence ATGATCACCTACGCTGTCCGATGCCTTCTTGCCCTGACCGCCAGCCTCGCCCTGTCGCTGGTCACAACGGCCGCCACCGCGCAGACATTCTCGCGGGAGCAGGACATCCCCGACCTCCGGCTCGGCCAGCGGGTGATGGTCGACGATGGATCGTGCCCGGCGGGACAGATCAAGGAAGTGCTGGGTTCGCAGATGACGACGTCAGGCGTGCTTCGCACCCGCAAATGCATTCAAAGGCTGGGCACGAAGAAGCGATAG
- a CDS encoding phenylacetaldoxime dehydratase family protein, with protein sequence MESAIPSHLQTARTRHRRVGDDYAPPYPSFVARHKPSVTRVVMAYFGLQSGGAAPVAAEQALAQLASDFAAADGPSHWDRASYVDEAGFNNIVTVAYWDDRQKFDRWFPAARERWTGDQRTDNGFGTFIEALYPAVEGYETLFSSLGRPEGVAVLADGMSGEVLEHAYWGGMRDRIPLSQTSEMAPSGAPRAIREGARIRIIPHDNLCLIRSGQDWGDTEAAERKMYLGDVEPVLREGMDFLRDQGRSIGCYANRYMTVVGPGGATTEKSYGMSWWKSLSALERWAESHPTHVRIFGAAMKYLSTLGPAAKLRLYHEVTVARADEQLFEYVDCHPQTGMLNAVQTVDAA encoded by the coding sequence ATGGAATCCGCAATCCCTTCGCATCTGCAAACCGCACGCACGCGTCACCGCCGCGTCGGCGACGATTATGCGCCGCCCTACCCGTCCTTTGTGGCGCGGCACAAGCCGAGCGTAACGCGGGTGGTGATGGCCTATTTCGGCCTCCAATCCGGCGGCGCGGCGCCGGTCGCCGCGGAACAGGCGTTGGCGCAGCTCGCTTCGGATTTTGCAGCCGCTGACGGCCCATCGCATTGGGACCGCGCGAGCTATGTCGATGAGGCCGGCTTCAATAACATCGTCACGGTGGCCTATTGGGACGACCGGCAAAAATTCGATCGCTGGTTTCCGGCCGCACGCGAGCGCTGGACCGGCGACCAGCGGACCGATAACGGGTTCGGCACCTTCATCGAGGCGCTTTATCCCGCCGTGGAAGGCTATGAGACGCTGTTCTCCTCCCTCGGCAGGCCGGAAGGCGTTGCCGTTCTCGCCGACGGCATGAGCGGCGAGGTTTTGGAGCATGCCTATTGGGGCGGCATGCGCGATCGGATCCCGCTATCCCAAACCAGCGAGATGGCGCCTTCAGGCGCGCCCCGCGCGATCCGCGAGGGCGCGCGCATACGCATCATCCCGCATGACAACCTCTGCCTGATCCGGTCGGGTCAGGATTGGGGCGATACCGAAGCCGCCGAACGCAAGATGTATCTCGGCGATGTCGAGCCGGTGCTGCGCGAAGGCATGGATTTCCTGCGCGACCAGGGACGTTCGATCGGCTGCTACGCCAACCGTTACATGACGGTCGTCGGCCCGGGCGGCGCGACGACCGAAAAATCCTACGGCATGAGCTGGTGGAAAAGCCTGTCAGCGCTCGAACGCTGGGCTGAATCCCATCCGACCCATGTCAGGATCTTCGGCGCCGCCATGAAATATCTGTCGACCCTGGGGCCGGCCGCAAAGCTGCGCCTCTACCACGAAGTCACCGTCGCCCGCGCCGACGAGCAGCTTTTCGAGTATGTGGATTGTCATCCGCAAACCGGGATGCTGAACGCGGTGCAGACGGTGGACGCGGCGTAA
- a CDS encoding CreA family protein, whose product MTSKAIVKWDSKWRGLALVVLALTFWQAGPASAADEPDLIFRRSTVFKWLSPNDKLATYAVDDPEIDGVACHFTVPEKGGFKGWLGLAEEVSDISLACRQIGPIHFKHKLEQGDDMFRQRRSLFFKKMQIVRGCDAKRNVLVYMVYSDKLIEGSPKNSTSSVPIMPWGATEAAVQKCGEFIQ is encoded by the coding sequence ATGACATCCAAGGCCATTGTTAAGTGGGACAGTAAGTGGAGAGGTCTGGCCTTGGTGGTGCTGGCGCTGACGTTCTGGCAGGCAGGCCCGGCGTCGGCCGCGGACGAGCCCGACCTGATCTTTCGCCGCTCGACGGTCTTCAAGTGGCTGAGCCCCAACGACAAGCTCGCGACCTACGCCGTCGACGACCCTGAAATTGACGGGGTGGCCTGTCACTTCACGGTTCCGGAAAAGGGCGGCTTCAAGGGCTGGCTCGGCCTCGCCGAGGAGGTCTCGGATATCTCGCTGGCGTGCCGCCAGATCGGCCCGATCCACTTCAAGCACAAGCTGGAACAGGGCGACGACATGTTCCGGCAGCGCCGCTCGCTGTTCTTCAAGAAGATGCAGATCGTCCGCGGCTGCGACGCCAAGCGCAACGTGCTGGTCTACATGGTCTATTCGGACAAACTGATCGAAGGTTCACCCAAAAACTCAACGTCCTCGGTGCCGATCATGCCCTGGGGGGCCACCGAAGCCGCGGTTCAGAAATGCGGTGAGTTCATCCAGTAA
- a CDS encoding helix-turn-helix domain-containing protein, producing MAVVLDTSSCLPERRLAVWQDIVCDTFVGLDCKSDMRSAFWGAVSQSRIGQIALTQVDSTAQRVFRTPSRIARASEDYVLMALGNSGVNGVFQDGREAIVSAGQFVIYDTTRPYELRFDDSFSQTIFQMPRKLLQQRVGSFDGLTATTFAGDRPLERLTYDFARNVSRTIELVDPAAASRLLDQTLDLLAMTLADRLRARLPEQSVHRSALLYRLKNHILTHLADPELSLPRAAAATGISPRYASDLMAAEQTSFRSYVQTQRLERCKRDLTDPTHHARHIGEIAFAWGFNDLAHFSRIFKQRFGVSPREWREQPRR from the coding sequence GTGGCTGTCGTGCTCGACACGAGTTCTTGCCTTCCGGAACGCCGGCTCGCGGTGTGGCAGGACATCGTCTGCGATACCTTCGTCGGCCTCGACTGCAAATCGGACATGCGCAGCGCGTTCTGGGGCGCGGTGTCGCAATCCAGAATCGGGCAGATCGCGCTCACGCAGGTCGATTCCACCGCACAGCGGGTATTCCGCACGCCGTCGCGCATAGCCCGCGCCAGCGAAGATTACGTGCTGATGGCGCTGGGCAACAGCGGCGTGAACGGCGTCTTTCAGGACGGCCGCGAGGCCATCGTCTCCGCGGGGCAGTTCGTCATCTACGACACCACCCGCCCCTATGAGCTGCGCTTCGACGACAGTTTTTCGCAGACGATCTTCCAGATGCCGCGCAAGCTGCTGCAGCAGCGCGTCGGCTCGTTCGACGGTCTAACCGCGACGACTTTCGCCGGCGATCGTCCGCTCGAACGGTTGACATATGATTTCGCACGCAATGTGAGCAGGACGATCGAGTTGGTCGATCCCGCCGCCGCAAGCCGCCTGCTCGACCAGACGCTCGACCTGCTCGCGATGACGCTTGCCGACAGGCTGCGCGCGCGCCTGCCGGAGCAGTCGGTCCACCGCTCGGCGCTGCTCTATCGCCTCAAGAATCATATCCTGACGCATCTCGCCGATCCCGAATTATCGCTGCCGCGCGCGGCGGCAGCGACAGGGATCTCGCCGCGTTACGCCAGTGACTTGATGGCCGCCGAACAGACCTCGTTCCGCAGCTACGTCCAGACGCAGCGGCTGGAGCGCTGCAAGCGCGACCTCACCGATCCCACGCATCACGCCCGGCACATCGGCGAGATCGCCTTCGCGTGGGGCTTTAACGACCTCGCCCATTTCAGCCGCATCTTCAAGCAGCGCTTCGGCGTCTCGCCGCGCGAATGGCGCGAGCAGCCGCGCCGATAA
- a CDS encoding phosphatase PAP2 family protein codes for MTILVVVWFSIAGLRVSVHVTPDMMAYVPGYIFLIVYCRLIWRKIEIARMLIAVGQLTIVIIMGLMLSYAASTVPFPYRDAELLALDRWLGFEREAYMAFLKRHPELREVLYFAYTTIMHQTLLVCIVPLVARRLDRLQAYIIAFAFAVTATAVIASFIPAANALIYVDKAPIDLSTLPDGGHSYFPTLEGLRAGTLRIIDFGGMEGLIAFPSFHTANAILFVWALWPIRLLRLPMLVLNFLLIASTPLAGAHYIVDLIGGAAVAFASIFATSRLVREPLQSITDAPILGHVTTNPVA; via the coding sequence ATGACCATCCTTGTAGTGGTTTGGTTCAGCATCGCCGGACTACGTGTCAGTGTCCACGTGACGCCGGATATGATGGCCTATGTGCCAGGCTATATCTTTCTGATCGTCTATTGCCGGCTCATCTGGAGGAAGATCGAGATCGCTCGCATGTTGATCGCCGTGGGGCAACTTACCATCGTGATCATCATGGGCCTCATGCTGAGTTACGCTGCCTCGACAGTTCCGTTTCCGTATCGCGATGCGGAACTGCTCGCTTTGGATCGTTGGCTCGGCTTCGAACGAGAGGCCTACATGGCCTTTCTGAAACGGCATCCTGAGCTGCGCGAAGTCTTATATTTTGCATATACGACGATCATGCACCAAACCCTCCTTGTCTGCATCGTCCCCCTCGTTGCGCGAAGGCTTGACCGGCTTCAGGCCTACATCATTGCGTTTGCCTTCGCTGTGACCGCTACCGCCGTGATTGCCAGCTTCATACCTGCTGCAAATGCATTGATCTATGTCGATAAGGCGCCGATCGACTTGTCCACTTTGCCGGACGGCGGTCACAGCTACTTCCCCACTTTGGAAGGACTTCGTGCTGGAACGCTACGCATCATTGATTTCGGTGGAATGGAGGGATTGATCGCCTTCCCCAGCTTCCATACCGCAAATGCAATTCTCTTCGTGTGGGCGCTTTGGCCAATACGTCTTCTCCGGCTTCCTATGTTGGTGTTGAACTTTCTTCTGATCGCCAGCACACCCCTGGCAGGGGCGCATTATATCGTCGATCTTATCGGTGGCGCCGCAGTAGCTTTCGCCTCAATATTCGCCACGTCCAGGCTGGTGCGAGAACCTCTTCAAAGCATCACCGACGCGCCGATACTCGGCCACGTAACCACAAACCCGGTGGCGTGA
- a CDS encoding pyridoxamine 5'-phosphate oxidase family protein yields MTEGETATSYPLSPRNRVKRMHERGSYDRATIHGLLDASMLCHVSYVVDGQPYCTPTFFWREGSKLYWHGSSASRMLRNQSGGQRVCLTVAHLDSLVLARCGFNHSADYRAVMAFGTACLVTDEGDKERALVAMVDRFFPDRTATLRQSTVQEIKATSVIAMEIEQASAKIRSKGVADDDEDYELPIYAERIPVRTVLGAPEPCPRLLDGVARPASLRGYSEGRLLEDALRDAHFAHYAGG; encoded by the coding sequence ATAACCGAAGGCGAGACCGCCACTTCCTACCCGTTGTCGCCACGAAACCGGGTCAAGCGCATGCACGAGCGTGGCTCTTACGATCGTGCGACGATTCACGGCCTGCTCGATGCCTCGATGCTCTGCCACGTTTCCTACGTGGTCGACGGCCAACCCTATTGCACGCCGACCTTCTTCTGGCGGGAGGGAAGCAAGCTGTACTGGCACGGCAGCAGCGCCAGCCGCATGCTGCGAAACCAGTCCGGCGGCCAGCGGGTCTGCCTCACGGTCGCGCACCTCGACAGCCTGGTGCTGGCGCGATGCGGCTTCAATCATTCGGCGGATTACCGCGCGGTGATGGCGTTCGGCACCGCCTGCCTCGTCACCGACGAAGGCGACAAGGAGCGCGCGCTGGTCGCCATGGTCGACCGCTTCTTTCCGGATCGGACCGCGACCTTAAGACAGAGCACGGTGCAGGAGATCAAGGCGACGTCGGTGATTGCGATGGAAATCGAGCAGGCATCCGCCAAGATCAGGTCGAAGGGCGTCGCCGACGACGACGAGGACTACGAATTGCCCATCTATGCCGAGCGCATTCCGGTGCGCACCGTGCTGGGCGCGCCCGAACCCTGTCCGCGGCTTCTCGACGGCGTCGCGCGTCCGGCGTCGCTGCGCGGCTATTCGGAAGGCCGCCTGCTCGAAGACGCATTGCGGGATGCGCATTTTGCGCATTACGCCGGCGGCTGA
- a CDS encoding ArgE/DapE family deacylase — protein sequence MTTDTQQRILDAVDAGFDAQLATTRDFVAIPSTRGAEGPCQDMIGDLLRQRGYEVDDWHIDVEDLKDLRGFGPIEHDFSKARTVVGTYRPTNNSGKSLILQGHCDVVPAGPLDMWETPPFSPVIKDGRMYGRGACDMKSGTIGALYALDAIKAAGLKPTGRIHFQSVIEEESTGVGALSTLQRGYRADACFIPEPTGETMVRSQVGVIWFRLKVRGFPVHVFEAGAGANAIMAAYHLIHSLQKLEEEWNERAKADRHFKAVAHPLNFNPGIIKGGDWASSVPAWCDVDCRIAVLPGWSIAECQKEILACVSAAARDHRFLSNNPPQVEWSGFLSEGYELTNSAEPEAAFAKAFGAVYGGVVADRAFTALTDTRFYGLNYNIPSLCFGATGAAMHGFNEYVELESLRKSTKATALFIAEWCGVEKA from the coding sequence ATGACGACCGATACGCAACAAAGAATCCTCGATGCCGTCGACGCCGGCTTTGATGCTCAACTGGCGACGACACGGGATTTCGTTGCGATTCCCTCGACCCGCGGGGCTGAAGGGCCATGCCAGGATATGATCGGCGATCTGCTGCGCCAGCGCGGCTATGAGGTCGACGATTGGCACATCGACGTCGAGGATTTGAAGGATCTGCGCGGTTTTGGTCCGATCGAGCATGATTTTTCGAAAGCGCGCACGGTGGTCGGCACCTATCGTCCCACGAACAATTCAGGCAAATCGCTGATCCTGCAGGGCCACTGCGACGTCGTTCCGGCAGGCCCCCTCGACATGTGGGAGACGCCGCCGTTCTCGCCGGTCATTAAGGACGGCAGGATGTATGGCCGCGGCGCCTGCGACATGAAATCCGGCACCATCGGCGCGCTCTATGCGCTGGATGCGATCAAGGCGGCTGGCCTGAAACCGACCGGGCGCATCCATTTTCAATCCGTGATCGAGGAGGAGAGTACCGGCGTCGGCGCGCTCTCGACCCTGCAGCGTGGCTATCGCGCGGACGCCTGCTTCATCCCGGAGCCGACCGGCGAGACGATGGTGCGCTCGCAGGTCGGCGTGATCTGGTTTCGCCTGAAGGTGCGCGGCTTCCCGGTGCATGTGTTCGAGGCCGGCGCCGGCGCCAATGCGATCATGGCGGCGTATCACCTGATCCATTCCTTGCAGAAGCTCGAAGAGGAGTGGAACGAGCGCGCCAAGGCGGACCGCCATTTCAAGGCGGTCGCCCATCCGCTCAACTTCAACCCCGGCATCATCAAGGGCGGCGACTGGGCCTCCAGCGTGCCGGCCTGGTGCGACGTCGATTGCCGGATCGCGGTGCTGCCGGGCTGGTCGATCGCCGAATGCCAGAAGGAGATTTTGGCGTGCGTGTCGGCCGCGGCGCGCGACCACAGATTCCTCTCCAACAACCCGCCGCAGGTGGAATGGTCCGGCTTCCTGTCGGAGGGCTATGAGTTGACGAATTCCGCCGAGCCGGAAGCCGCATTTGCAAAAGCGTTTGGCGCTGTCTATGGCGGCGTAGTAGCTGACCGCGCATTTACCGCGCTGACCGACACGCGGTTCTATGGGTTGAACTACAACATCCCGAGCCTCTGCTTCGGCGCGACGGGGGCGGCGATGCACGGCTTCAACGAATATGTCGAACTGGAGTCGCTGCGGAAATCGACGAAGGCGACGGCGCTGTTCATCGCGGAATGGTGCGGGGTGGAGAAGGCTTAA
- a CDS encoding carbon-nitrogen hydrolase family protein, with protein sequence MGLVHQKYKVAVVQAAPVFLDLDATVDKTIALIEEASVKGAKLIAFPETFIPGYPWQIWLGAPAWAIGRGFVQRYFDNSLTFDSPQAERIRNAVKRAKLTAVLGLSERDGGSLYIAQWLIGPDGETIAKRRKLRPTHAERTVFGEGDGSDLAVHDRADVGRLGALCCWEHLQPLSKFAMYAQNEQVHVGAWPSFSLYDPFAHALGHEVNNAASKVYAVEGSCFFLGPCAVVSQAMIDELCDSPEKHAFLHAGGGHAVIYGPDGSSLAEKLPPDQEGILYADIDLGMIGVAKNAADPAGHYSRPDVTRLLLNTTRANRVEHFSLPVDAEVMSEIRLQA encoded by the coding sequence ATGGGTCTGGTTCATCAGAAATACAAGGTGGCGGTGGTTCAGGCAGCGCCGGTCTTTCTCGATCTCGATGCAACCGTGGACAAGACCATCGCGCTGATCGAGGAAGCGTCCGTGAAAGGCGCCAAGCTGATCGCATTTCCCGAGACCTTCATTCCCGGATATCCGTGGCAAATCTGGCTTGGCGCGCCGGCCTGGGCAATCGGCCGAGGCTTTGTGCAGCGCTACTTCGACAATTCGCTCACCTTCGACAGCCCGCAGGCGGAAAGGATCCGCAATGCCGTCAAACGCGCCAAGCTGACTGCCGTGCTCGGGCTGTCCGAACGCGACGGCGGTAGCCTCTATATTGCGCAATGGCTGATCGGACCCGACGGCGAAACCATCGCCAAGCGCCGCAAGCTGCGTCCGACCCATGCCGAGCGCACCGTGTTCGGCGAAGGCGACGGCAGCGATCTTGCGGTCCATGATCGCGCCGACGTCGGACGGCTCGGCGCGCTGTGCTGCTGGGAGCACCTGCAGCCGCTGTCGAAATTCGCGATGTACGCCCAGAACGAGCAGGTGCATGTCGGCGCCTGGCCGAGTTTCTCGCTGTACGATCCGTTCGCGCACGCGCTCGGCCATGAGGTCAACAACGCCGCCAGCAAGGTCTATGCGGTCGAAGGCTCGTGCTTCTTCCTCGGCCCCTGCGCTGTCGTTTCGCAGGCGATGATCGACGAACTCTGCGACTCCCCTGAAAAACACGCCTTCCTGCATGCCGGCGGCGGCCACGCCGTGATCTACGGGCCGGACGGCAGTTCGCTGGCCGAGAAACTCCCGCCCGACCAGGAAGGCATTCTGTATGCCGACATCGATCTCGGCATGATTGGGGTAGCGAAGAACGCCGCCGATCCGGCCGGGCATTATTCGCGGCCCGACGTCACGCGGCTGCTGCTCAACACCACGCGCGCCAACCGTGTCGAGCATTTCTCGCTGCCCGTCGATGCCGAGGTCATGAGCGAAATCAGGCTGCAGGCCTGA
- a CDS encoding cobalamin-binding protein, whose amino-acid sequence MRQFPPRRIVCLTEETVETLYLLGEQDRIVGVSGYAVRPPQVRREKPRIAAFISADIPKILALEPDLVLAFSDLQAGIVADLVRAGVAIHVFNQRDIAGILAMIRTLGAIVGAAERADRIAVSFEERLARIAATPRPSPKPKVYFEEWDDPLISGIGWVSELIEIAGGEDALPKLRLQHAAKDRIIAPDAVREAAPDVILASWCGKKVVPDRIRQRPSWSDIPAVRNNRIVEIKSTIILQPGPAALTDGLDAIVRALWPEPTI is encoded by the coding sequence ATGCGCCAGTTCCCGCCCCGCCGGATCGTCTGCCTGACCGAAGAGACCGTCGAGACGCTGTACCTGCTCGGCGAGCAGGACCGCATCGTCGGCGTCTCCGGCTATGCCGTGCGGCCGCCGCAGGTCCGCCGCGAGAAGCCGCGGATCGCGGCCTTCATCTCCGCGGACATTCCGAAAATTCTCGCGCTCGAGCCCGATCTCGTGCTGGCCTTCTCCGACCTGCAGGCCGGCATTGTTGCCGATCTGGTGCGCGCGGGCGTCGCCATCCACGTCTTCAACCAGCGCGACATTGCGGGCATTCTTGCGATGATCCGCACGCTCGGAGCCATCGTCGGTGCGGCGGAGCGCGCCGATCGGATTGCAGTCAGTTTCGAGGAGCGTCTCGCGCGTATCGCGGCGACGCCCCGCCCCTCGCCCAAGCCAAAAGTCTACTTCGAGGAATGGGACGATCCCCTGATCTCCGGCATCGGCTGGGTGTCCGAACTGATCGAGATTGCCGGCGGCGAGGACGCGCTGCCAAAACTGCGGCTTCAGCACGCGGCCAAGGACCGGATCATTGCGCCCGATGCGGTGCGCGAAGCCGCTCCCGATGTGATCCTCGCCTCATGGTGCGGCAAGAAGGTCGTGCCGGATCGCATCCGGCAGCGGCCGAGCTGGAGCGATATTCCGGCGGTGCGCAACAATCGCATTGTCGAGATCAAGTCGACGATCATCCTGCAGCCCGGACCGGCAGCGCTGACGGATGGGCTGGATGCGATTGTTAGAGCGTTGTGGCCGGAGCCAACAATTTAA
- a CDS encoding PaaI family thioesterase: MTPLEKIQSMKMPFAELKGVTFTEAGMDRVVAKMLVRPDLCTLRNTIHGGAIMAFADSVGAAATVINLPADAKGTTTIESKTNFIGGAKEGSTVTAIATPVHRGRRTQVWQTRLETEDGKLVAIVTQTQMVL; encoded by the coding sequence ATGACGCCGCTCGAAAAGATCCAGTCGATGAAGATGCCGTTCGCGGAACTGAAGGGCGTGACCTTCACGGAAGCCGGAATGGATCGGGTGGTGGCCAAGATGCTGGTGCGGCCGGATCTCTGCACGCTGCGGAACACGATTCACGGCGGTGCGATCATGGCATTCGCGGATTCGGTTGGCGCTGCGGCGACCGTCATCAACCTGCCTGCGGATGCCAAGGGCACCACCACGATCGAGAGCAAGACCAATTTCATCGGCGGCGCCAAGGAAGGGTCGACGGTGACCGCCATCGCGACGCCAGTGCATCGGGGACGCCGCACCCAGGTCTGGCAGACCCGGCTGGAGACCGAGGACGGCAAGCTGGTGGCGATCGTGACCCAGACGCAGATGGTGCTGTAG
- a CDS encoding PLP-dependent aminotransferase family protein: MRKIPTNSQAVRRKAELPLDLDGPHITQGASSQHRLYQALCHAITGGIAKPGEPLPPQRTLAKQTGFRRNAVTSAYERLIADGFAVATVGSGTFVAARIPARADARKTKIAIEAPQQGALALGCTHIDERALQRFRSFAGRRMRAFGNEHLQYGDPRGSRELRAAIADHLLSARGLRCDPDQIMLASGTQHALRIVLGAILKPGDQIWCEDPGYPAARRAIGHCGLRPVSVPVDASGIIVAKGRAQAPAAGAAYVTPSHQFPLGVQMSMPRRLELLDWARDAGAFVIEDDYDSEFRYDGAPLLSLAGIDHLSRVIYMGTFAKTLFPGLRIGYCALPERLVGPVTTARAALDRFPGTLLEGAVADMLNSGAFAANLRKVRGIYRDARDVLASTLSTASDGLLSVPVPSQGLHLVARFDPSTDPLVAATAKREAGVAGWLLAETYFRSRPLPGFVLGFAGHPLPQLVASAKRLAKASLAALQVSRKPNKAGTGRAIRSKAAT; encoded by the coding sequence ATGCGAAAAATTCCAACCAATTCTCAGGCAGTGCGGCGCAAGGCCGAGCTTCCGCTCGACCTTGACGGACCGCACATCACCCAAGGCGCCTCCTCGCAGCACCGGCTCTACCAGGCGCTGTGCCACGCCATCACAGGCGGCATCGCAAAGCCCGGCGAGCCGCTGCCGCCGCAGCGGACGCTGGCAAAACAAACGGGCTTTCGCCGCAACGCCGTCACCTCGGCCTATGAGCGGCTGATCGCGGACGGGTTTGCGGTGGCCACCGTCGGCTCCGGTACGTTCGTCGCCGCCCGCATTCCCGCGCGCGCCGACGCCCGCAAGACCAAGATCGCGATCGAGGCACCGCAGCAAGGCGCGCTCGCGCTCGGCTGCACGCATATCGATGAAAGGGCGCTGCAGCGCTTCCGTTCGTTTGCCGGCCGGCGCATGCGCGCCTTCGGCAACGAGCACCTTCAATATGGCGACCCCCGGGGCAGCCGCGAATTACGCGCTGCGATTGCCGATCATTTGCTATCGGCGCGCGGGCTGCGCTGCGATCCGGACCAGATCATGCTGGCGTCGGGAACGCAGCACGCATTGCGGATCGTGCTGGGCGCGATCCTCAAGCCCGGCGATCAAATCTGGTGCGAGGATCCGGGCTATCCCGCCGCGCGAAGAGCGATCGGGCATTGCGGCCTTCGCCCCGTCTCCGTGCCGGTCGACGCCTCAGGTATCATCGTGGCCAAGGGCCGGGCGCAAGCGCCCGCCGCAGGCGCGGCCTATGTAACGCCGTCGCACCAGTTTCCGCTCGGCGTGCAAATGTCGATGCCGCGGCGGCTGGAACTGCTCGACTGGGCCAGGGATGCCGGCGCGTTCGTGATCGAGGACGATTACGACAGCGAGTTCAGATATGACGGCGCGCCATTGCTGTCGCTCGCCGGCATCGATCACCTCTCGCGCGTCATCTACATGGGTACGTTTGCAAAGACTCTTTTTCCCGGATTGCGCATCGGCTACTGCGCGCTGCCCGAAAGACTGGTCGGACCGGTGACGACAGCCCGCGCCGCGCTCGACCGCTTTCCCGGCACGCTGCTGGAAGGCGCGGTGGCGGATATGCTCAATTCCGGAGCATTCGCGGCGAACCTGCGCAAGGTGCGCGGGATCTATCGCGACGCGCGCGACGTATTGGCCTCGACGCTGTCGACCGCATCTGACGGGCTGCTATCGGTGCCGGTGCCCTCGCAGGGCCTGCATCTGGTCGCGCGGTTCGATCCATCGACCGATCCGCTGGTTGCCGCAACGGCAAAGCGTGAGGCCGGCGTCGCGGGCTGGCTGCTGGCGGAGACCTATTTTCGCTCGCGTCCCCTTCCCGGCTTCGTCCTCGGCTTTGCCGGCCACCCGCTGCCGCAACTGGTCGCGTCGGCTAAACGGCTGGCGAAGGCATCGCTCGCCGCCTTGCAGGTAAGCCGCAAGCCGAACAAGGCTGGAACTGGCAGGGCCATTCGGTCGAAGGCCGCGACCTGA
- a CDS encoding ester cyclase, with protein MRSLVIGLIGVLVLATSPAFAADAATQEANKKAVLEFYDVALNRKDFDAAAKFFGPHYIQHNPTAPDGIEGFKAFLGFLREKFPDSRSEIKRAFADDDYVILHVHSVREKGTRGRAIVDIFRLENGKIVEHWDVVQEIPEKAANTNGMF; from the coding sequence ATGCGATCGCTTGTTATCGGTCTGATCGGCGTGTTGGTGCTGGCCACATCTCCGGCGTTCGCCGCTGACGCTGCGACCCAGGAAGCCAACAAGAAGGCCGTGCTCGAATTCTATGATGTTGCGCTCAACCGTAAGGATTTCGACGCCGCCGCGAAGTTTTTCGGGCCGCACTACATCCAGCACAACCCGACGGCGCCGGATGGCATTGAAGGCTTCAAGGCGTTCCTCGGCTTCCTGCGTGAAAAATTTCCGGACTCCCGCAGCGAGATCAAGCGTGCCTTCGCCGACGACGACTACGTGATCCTGCACGTTCACAGCGTGCGGGAGAAGGGTACGCGTGGCCGCGCCATCGTCGACATTTTCAGGCTCGAGAACGGCAAGATCGTCGAGCACTGGGACGTTGTGCAGGAGATTCCGGAGAAGGCTGCCAACACCAACGGCATGTTCTAG